AATAATTTCCGTTTAATAATCCTTCTTACATGATTGAACTTACGCGGTTAGCAATGAACCTAACTATTTTCACCAGAAGTTAAAGGAAGATTGAAAAAATAAGAAGAACAAGTTCGAACGAAAAGTTCGCGTTGTTCGGTGTCAGCATCGATTAGAATGGCAGTTGATAGTGATGTAAATAGAAAACTACAAATAACGAAACACCATGTCCCTTGTGGGAAGATGCTGACTCTTTGCCTGATGCGCAGCTGGTTCCCCCGCAGGTGAAGCCGCAGCAACAGTCCTCGGGAAGCAGTACCGGTCAGTCTGGTTCAACCGTTCCTGGACCAAGTCCTATCGGAGCAGGCCAAAGTCCTATCGGACATCCTCCCGTTAGTCTTCAAGGACCATTGAGCCCGCCCCCATTTAACTCGACCGGGCAACCCTCTCACATTAATTATCAGGTAATTAGTTGGTTTGGCtagttataatatataataatagtaTATTATCTCGGCTTAACTGTTTCCGTTTTACAGGAATTCCCGCAATACCCTGGTTCTCAAGCCGCTCAATACGGTAGCATGTCTGCCATACCTTCTCCGCCAGCGGTGTTATTCAACACTGGTTCTGGTCAACTTCCAGCACAAGCGGGAGGTCTTTACGGGGCGTTCCAATTAGATCAAAGTCGATCTCCTTTCACACAATATCCACCGTATGCGCCATCTCTTCAAAATTCGTTCAGTCAGCAGAACGTTTATTTACAACAACCTCCGCCTCCGCCTCCGCATGCCCCCAATGCACCTACTCCGGATATGTATCAAAACAATCTATCACAGTATCGTATCGTAAGTAAtattcgattatataatatatcaCACGCGTAATATTTCTCGTGTTTTTCGATGCATCTCAACTTGAATAAATTGACCAAGTTGACACTTTACGCACGATgattgtgcgtgcgtgcgtgcgtgcgcgcgtatgtatgtatgtatagtaGGTAGTACACAAGCTGAAACAGCGTGCGTTCCAGAAACCTTACAGGAAACGACTCGATGAACATTTTTCGAATACTAAACGATAAGGACACGAGACTTTAATTAAACTAGAATCAATTTTATGAAACAATGGTTTtgcagaaaagaagaagaataataATTAAAAGTTGAATACTCGATCGTAAATATCGCATAAATCGCAGTGTTATATTAAAGTTCAGTACTGATAATGTCGCCCAGAGGCTCTTTTGTAGTACTCCAGTGATACTCTATGTACGTAATGTATACCGTAGGCAACTGCTATTTTACAGACAGCAGCCGCTGCTCCACCGTTCGGTCAAAACCAACAGCTGAGTAACAATCCGAATACGGTTCTAATTAGCTCTTCGTCGAACTCGTTGATGTCAGCTAGCGTAAAGCCATCTTCGCAACCTATCGGTGCCATCGGGACGAAAGCTCCACACTTTCAAGCACCGTCTGCTCCACAACCAAATCCAGTATGTCATTTTCTAGTTTAGTCTAGTGACGCATATTTAATATCTAATTTGTCACGCGTAATTATTTATCAGATTATTTGCAAGAtgtctttctcttttttctttttgttttttgtttgttttttttgttttttttttcttttttttttttttagttaacGTACATACCGTATGATCCAAACCAAGTACTCGGCGTGAGTGGCAGTTACATGGGCAATTCCCAATTGGTACAGAGACCTGGTCCGAATGTACAAGCCTCGGCCAATAGTTATTATAGCGCAACTTCGGCTGGTAAGTAATTACGCACACGTATACGTGTGTATATGCAATACACATATATTAATGATTCCTTTTAGAACTGTAACACTGTTGTCACTGGTTATTTCGTCTCATTCGCAATGTTTCATACTTTTCCCGTTCATTGCAGATGTATTTCCCGGATCACAAACAGGTTTTTATCAGCCAGGGGGTGCCACGCAGCAGACTGGTACCCACTACGGGCTTCAGGGATTCGGTCAGCACAGCCAAAGCTTAGCAACCGGAAGTGCTACTCCTGTTGGACTTCAAAACTTCAGCTCAGGGTTTTTATCTAGTTCGGGTTTACAGATCGCTGCAGCTGCAGCTGCTCAGCAATTTCGTAATCCGACCGGAGGACTTCCCGGACCAGCGAACGCAGGTCCTACTTTTCTTAGCAAACATCAGCCACAAGAGCAACCTAGGCAATTAAAGAGTCCATCGGGTAACCAGCAGGATGTCCTTGCATCAGTTTTCAGTTCTAGTAAGTCTATCGAACATTACGTTACTCGTTACAACCTATAGAACGTAATAAAAACAAGAAATTTTTCCAGCACCACAAATACCGTCTCCTAAATCGAGAAACTGCAAGCAACAGTCTTCTGCTCAACAACCACAACCCAGTCCAACACAGCATCACAAATATCAGCAATATCAAGGTGTTAGTCAGTCAGCTTTGGTAAGTAGCGATGTTCGAATTAATGTTCTTACTTCTTTCTGCaaatgtaaaataaaaataatataattttagTAGAGTACCATACTAATGTTGTTGCACCGAAGATTTACGAACGATATTAAACAAAAGTTGGATGAAAAGATAAAAAGCGAGAGAGAACTGTCCATGAAAAAAATTGTTGCAGGTTTTACAACAAAATATACGCGGCATGGGTATGCCACCACGCGCCGGAATTCAACCTTCGCAACAAAGATATCCACCGCCTATTCAGAGACCAGTAGTACCATTTACACCTGGTCCAAATCCGAATAATCCtacgcaacagcagcagcagcaacagcaacaacaacaacaacagcctaACTGCATACCgtcgcagcaacaacaacaacaacaacaaactCAAATCAACCGTCACAGACCGAATCTGcatcaacaacaacaacaacagcaacgaAATATGAAGATACAACAACAATATTACTCTACTCAAGGTTCGCGCTTGTCACGTCGTATTGATACGAACAATCGTTGAGGAAATCGTCAAGTTAAAGAATTCAATCTCAACAATCGTTCCTATGTTGTTTTGTTCTTCGTTTTCAGGAAACGTCAAAATGGATACAAATGAAAAAACGGATTCGCACAATGATAAAATCAACGACGGTAATTCTGGTACACAGCAAGGAGGCACTAAACCAAACGTAAATTCACAAGACAATGACAATAAGGAAGAAGTGAACCAACAAAATGAGTGAATGAATTGTGATAAAGAACACTTGATTTACCATTTGAAACATACAATTTATGATTATACACGTATTGGTATGACGTCGATCGAAAGGTAAATGATAACGAATAACTTATATTTGGTCATATGCGCGGAGTGCATTAATACTCCTACTGGTATTGTATTTGTCGATTTAAAGCGGCTTGCGAGCTTCGAATTCGTAACGTAATCACATTACTTGACTACGTCTAATTGGCGCAATTTGACTCTGTGCTGTCCTGTGTCATGATGGTGTATTGTAAAGGATGGAAAAGATCATTAGGTGATACTGTTGTACCCACCACCAATGCTTCTCCGAATTAACAATTACAAATCTTACATCTTATGAATTCTTAACAAACAAATCGCTTTTATCGAacatacctttctgttcgaTAGCAAATATCCTGCGAATAATGGAAATTGATCGATACCATCGAGAATATTTATCATCGTCATAAAAAAGAAATCCTTGCAGATTAGTTCTTTCAACGACACCAACAATACTTCGTttagtaaaaaagaaaaaaacaaaaaacgtactaattaaaataaatgattAGACTGATGCGCACAACATACACCTCTACTCGATGTCAATCGATCATCCTAAAACAATTGATAACATTTGCATCACCAATGAAGATAAAAGATATGCACAAGACTTACGTTTCTGTAGATGGATACGATGGCGGTCTGTGGTATATGATAATGTAAAAGCCagtttttcgtgaaacatagttcgACAAAGATATTGCACGACCGTTGCTACAATTTGTAGGGCGTCATTAAAACGGAAAAACAATACAAACCAATAAAGAAGACTGTTGTGTGTATATCGAAATTGCAAAACAAATAAATAAGAATATCCATGCGATGGTCGTATAGATCTGCATGACGTTGTCCCTGATGCAATGTGACAAGTAAACAAGTTCGTGTACATTAAtcgtttattattaatatactGTGAGGTCATGACGAAGCTTATGAAAAATAAATAGTGCAACAATTGTTTATAGTAttgaatatattatcatgacctagccactctaaaaaaaaaaaaaaagagtaccaATTATTAGGAGAAATGTAATAATACAAGAAATGTTGCTTGCAGAAGTACGAAGTGCGTTCGATTATTTCGCGTACAATGTTTCGCTAAATTATAGCACTGTCTGTCGCAACAAATATGGCGTAGAGGAAAAATTGTATATTCTCTGCTTTCTTTCGAATTCAagcattattactattattattactattactattactattactattactactactattattatcattattattattattattattattattattattattattattattattactattactattaattattgattattattataattattattattattattattattattattattattattattattattactattactacttCTACTACTaccattttattttaattttattttatttgtagTACTATTGTCATCCATTACCATCATCATTATATTTCCACTGTATTACTATActacacatatataatatatgatcATCATCACCGCTGTTGTTACTACTGCCGCTGCTACTGTTATCATTTAATACCATTAATACCACCAGTATCGCAAGAATCATTATTGTAattgttattataaatattatggCTATCGTTATTGCTACCACCACCGCCATCATTATTGTCGTTACGATATcgttatcatcatcatcatcatcattattgtcgtcgtcgtcgtcgtcgtcgtcgtcgtcgtcgtcgtcgtcgtcgtcgtcgtcgtcgtcgtcgtcgtcgtcgtcgtcgtcgtcgtcgtcgtcgtcatgatcgtcatcgtcatcgtcatcgtcatcgtcatcgtcgttGTCGTCTTCATTTCATGATCATTGTCATTATCGTTATTGCCACTCTCAACAACAACAACATTATTatgattactattattattatcgatATTATGGTAATGAAACCAATGAAAATAAATGGTAGTACTTACCATTACtgttaatttttattaattttcttAGATCAaggaatatttatttaaaaaaatttcatGTAATTGTTATTACAATATGAGGAAGCTACCAAAAGTCTGTGCATGTACTGCCAATTCTATCATCGTTCATCACCATCCTTGAACTCTATACACTCTCGATTAATAATATGTCTTTTTCGTAATACTCTAAAGAAAATAAGAATATAATACAAAACAATAGCAGtttcaatttatttaaaatacgtCTGTCAAAGAAAACTAGTATTATTTCATTGTTTTCATCTGTGCTTGCCAAGAAATTTAATGGCCTTAATTGCAAAATTGTGAACCATAATAACTAGTGAAAAAATACACAGTTGAAAAACACTTGAGATACGGTGCTTTTAACTTATTGCCacgtaaatatatatttttcaaataactgTATAATGTACCAACTTCTTACACGAGAAGTATGAGAATAATGCTATGTACCATATCACCGCATGTAATAATGATCGCAAAAGTAACAATATTATTCATATattattcatatatatatagttcataattatatttcttttaaatatatattttttcgtcCTACATATTACACAGTACAAGCTATTCCCTATAATTATACCTATATTAATAACAATCGCCAACTGTTGTCATTCCTTTTTTCATTGTCATCGGCGTTGTTATCCCTCCAATGAACATTATGAATTTAACGTATCAATCATTTTTACATAAAAATCGCGCGTTCAGTGTAACACAAGCCTATGTTCTTGCATCACAATTAGTAACACATGTACATATATTGATACATGATTGTACGGATAATAAATATGTTACAAGCGATGAATATTTAGCGACTTTAGTGACAGGACGAAGATGAGGATCGAACCAAGGGAAAAGTAAGTAACTCTGACAGCACAACTTTGCACACTGTGACAAAATTGTGTTGTCGAGATGTATATTTGAATAATTTTATTCTCTATTAAATTCTTTACTTCCTTttctctaattatattctacaAGAAAGAGCGAGACAGCTGTCGAAACTGCTCGCGCGCAATTATCGACAattactggcgccatctctgcgaaaggTGCTGAAACTAATTATTTTTCGATAAATGTCGATAAATTAGTTTTCTATTTAGCAGCTCTCTGGCCTGAAGATGCAAAAATGTGACACGCGGCGACGGGAGAATCGATGAAACCCAGTCCACGAAATGCATACGAAAGGGAAATATCGGCATCGCTATTGACATTAACTTTCTTATCATTTACCAACTGCTATATTTTTTAAGTCTGGAATAAttacgagagagagagtgatatggttgaaataaaatcgatgcGAAAATAGAGACAATTGTAAAACAAGTATTAGATTCTAAATGGTTGTTGTAGTTTTGAACTTGTTCATTGTTGTTCTTGCTAATTGTTCGTGATCTATATAAGTTGCTTCTCCTGATAATTAACAAGATTAATGGggaatgaaaaaagtgcccttaGCGGGCTGGAAATCGATGAGAAACCTATAGAAGTGACAGATTTTTGGGCACATCATACAGCGCACGTGAATGGCCACAGTGCTCAAACAATATCAGTGTACGTCAGTGAACCATCTTTGCATTACACTGCAAATTTTGGCAATCCATCACCTCTAGAGAAAGCTGCAAAGGTTAATATTAATTTATGAAttagtacatatatatatatatatatgtgtgtgagcgtgtgtatgcgcgcgcgcgcgcgcgcgcgtgtgtatatgtatgtatatatatttcagAATCTAATGTTATATAGACACCCGTGTATATTAAAATATGTTTCTTCGTGGTCGAAGGGTAGCAAGTTTTTTCTCGCTACCGAACAAGTTAAGCCTTTAATTCAATCGATAGAAACCCAAAATACATTACAAATATGCATGGGATTGTATAGCGTTTTACGTGCACTGGTTTTTCTTCACGAGAAAGCATTTGTATCTCACAACAATATTTGTGAAAGTTCTATTTATGTTACGCCAGAAGGATATTGGAAACTAGGCGGACTGGAATGCTTATGTAAATTTAAAGAATTAACTTCTTATTTGAAAAAGATAAGAAACTATAGATACGAGAAAGCAATATCTTCCGCGGAAGATACAGCTATCGCCTTGACAAGTTTTACATCTATCGATGCGTACGCATTTGGAATTTTAGCTGAGAGCATATTAAAATTGAAGGATCCGGGTAAGCTACGTGTATAAATAATTCTCTATAAACGGTATGCATATATAAAcgaatgttaaacaataattcttTAATCGATTCTCTTGCTCCACTTTAGATTATGTACCTAGTTTTTTAGAATTTAAACAATTTTGCAAAGAAAATCTACAAAATCCAGATCCATCGTTAAGAAGCCAACTCTCCCATGTACTTCAACACCCATTTTTTACCCATGATTTTATGAGGATATACGCATTTTTAGACGAATTACCTTTAAAAAGTAATCAAGAGAAGGAAATATTTTTTGGGTAAATATTTTTAGCAAAAGCAAACTACTACATCGTACGCATACTAATCGTAAACTTGGAACTGTTTCTCGTTATATTATAGAACCCTAATAACACAATTGAGAACATTCCCTGAAAATATTGTCGCCGAACAATTAGGTCGATTGCTACTTTCAAGAATGGTGTTATTAGATACAACGGCGCAAGAACAACTTTTACCATTTATATTAAAACCAAGAGGTAAACTAAAAAGTAAAActtgtaaaataaaataatgtttTATGTTTAATTTATATTGAAATTCAATGTATTATTATATAATTTCCAGAGAATGATAACAGTACGAATGGTAACTTGTttacaatttctacgtttaaagttTATTTAGTACCTAAACTGTTACAGATGTTTTGCATACGAGATGTATCGATACGTTTGGTACTTTTGTTGCACTTTAATTCATTCGTTCATACCTTCCAAGAAAGCGAATTAAAATCTCAAGTACTACCCGAATTACTAGTTGGTATTAAAGACACAAACGATCATCTTGTATCGGCAACGTTAAAAGCATTGAGCGATATTGTTCCGATCTTAGGCGCTGCCACTGTAATCGGTGGTAGGAGAGGGAAATTATTTACAGATGGCCGGCCAAATAAattgaaagaaaagaaaagaacagaTCAAAATACAAGCACTGTTCAATTTGCGATTCCAACAGATATTACCGATAAAGCAATTAATTTACCCGAAAGACCATCTCCGGATGGAGGCGAGGATAAAAAGGAGATTGGTACTTCGATCGTTGAGGAAGAATATACATGGTCCGATTGGGACATGCAAGAATCTGGTGGAGACACGAAACCTTCTCAATCTCAGTCCAATAATACAGCTTCGTCTTTGATTACTACAGATTTGGTACAAAGTACAGAAAAAACCAAATCGATCGAATCTAGATTTACAAAGAAATTGGCTGTTTTGTCTGACATTTCAGAACTCGATATAAAAAATTCCAAATCGTCTAACACTTTGAAAGAAGAGTATGATTTTTTCACAGATATGGAGCCAGTGATTAAAAAAACGCAAGTCTTGCACGTGCAACAACCAGAAGTGTTATCCAAAAGTGTATTCGATATAAAGACACAAGTGGGATTAGAAACATCCGAAGAGAATAATGGCTGGGATGAGGATTTAAGTGATTGGGGAACGGAAGACGCTCATGAACTAAAAACGTGAAAGAGGAAAATATATGTCGCCCTTTGTAGAACTTGCATTTTGAAATTGTTTCATTTCCTCGTATAAAATAAACAAAAGTATATCTCAGATTTTGCATATCGATAACTTGTACTATTTAATTTAAGTGCCCCAAAACTCGACGAGCAACACGTAAAAGGTGATTGCTGAAGCTAACGAAGCTGAAAGAAAAATGATTAGCAATTTTAAAAAACGTTATTCGTCGCGGCCAATGGTTGTCCAATGGAAACGACTGGACCAACTGGTGTCGTCGTTTCTCATTGGACTCGCTACATATCGACTCGCTCTCATTGGACTTGCTATACTTGCCGAACGAGGGCGCAACATGCGCAACCAGCAACTTCCTTTCCGTACGTGAAACGTTCCGAGGAGACACTTCGAATCGGGCTTTTATTATATTCAACGCAAGCATGGTAAGTAAAGGCTTTTTAAGATTTACACGGTTATCTTAATGAATCCTTCAATTATTTATAAACGTTATTTAATATTGGTGAAAACGATGGATGCACGTTATTAAATACGATTACAGAATTGCGATATTTACCGCACACGATACGCGAGTACAGAATGTTAGAAGCGTTTCAACAGGGTCAGATAATACAGTTGGAATAACATTTCCAATCTTCTTCTCAAATTGttattttattattgttattgtccTATCGATACGTATACGAATTTTCTAATATCAATATGTGCCCTTTTTATTGGTGCACGCCTGTGCGTGTGCTTTCGATCAAAATTTCGCAACTGATGATTTACTTAGCTCACTTTGAGAAAAGAATGAGAATATCATTTCCATATGTCACTGAATATCGCATACAAAGTAAACATAAAGTTTAGAGAACCGAATGTTACATCCGCCTGAATGAGATCATATTTTTCTAGGGTTTTGTAAAAGTTGTTAAAAATAAACAGTATTTCAAACGCTACCAAGTTAAGTTCAAAAGGCGACGCGAAGGCAAAACTGATTATTATGCACGTAAACGATTAACTATTCAAgacaaaaataaatataatactcCGAAATATAGATTAATCGTACGTCTTTCGAATAAGGATATCACTTGTCAGGTAAGTTCGACCAAATTACCTAGTCGAATGTTTACCTTGTTAAACTATGAAATAATATCAGCGTACAAACAGGTTGCGTATTCAAGAATTGAAGGAGATCGAATCGTATGCGCGGCATATAGTCACGAACTTCCAAAGTATGGAATTAAAGTTGGCCTCACAAATTATGCCTCTGCGTATTGCACGGGTCTTCTTCTGGCAAGGAGAGTAAGTATCTTTACATTATTCTAATATAAATGTTCTTCTGTACTttgttatttaattaatttactaAATGATGAGACACTCAGCTCGCTTTGATGCATAACTGAAGAGACGTTAATTGTTCCCTATTATACGATCCTGAACAACAATTTTATAAGATCGATTATAATAGCTGCCAAAGGTAGAATTTAAAACTAATGCTCTTTCCGCACGCTTCTCTATAGCTATTGAAAAAATTAGGCCTAGATACTCTGTATACTGGAACAACAGAAGTAACAGGCGACGAATACAATGTCGAAGAACTGGACGAAGGTCCTGGCGCATTTAGGTGTTACCTGGATACCGGTCTTATGCGTACGACTACCGGTGCCAGAGTTTTCGGTGCTATGAAAGGTGCTGTTGACGGCGGTCTCAACATTCCACATAGGTATTTCGTGAAACAATTTGTTTTCTTAACGTTTAGCAAACGTCAATTTTAAAATTAACTTACCATCGATGATGATTTTGTGACACATGCGCGTCATCTGAGTCATAGCAAGGCATGAATTTGTATCTGTGTTCTACGATACAACTTATTGCCTTCGCACAGGCGTAAAAAGATTAAAAACTGTGTCTCTGATGATGTATAAATAAATAGATAGAAGTAATGGAGATTGGTATTTCTCTGCAGAATCTTTAACAACTTCTATTCTTTTCTCGCTGAATAGCACCAAAAGATTCCCTGGATATGACAGCGAATCAAAATCTTTCAATGCCGATGTTCACCGGCAACACATCTTTGGacaacacgtcgcaaattaTATGCGAATGCTGGAAGAAGAAGATGACGAAGCATTTAAACGACAGTTTTCACAGTATATCAAAAATGGTATCGCTGCTGACAATGTAAGCACATGTGTATATATTATGTTTTACCAACTTTAACTATATAAGTTGGTAGACATTCGTCCAACTTATAATTATTGCAAGATTTCACAATCTTCGCAGTGTCGCGGTTGGACAATAGTAAGCGCATTGGTTTAGAAAGATAAATGCATAGATGGTGGCATTTTTCACATCAACCTGTGTTACACA
This is a stretch of genomic DNA from Xylocopa sonorina isolate GNS202 chromosome 8, iyXylSono1_principal, whole genome shotgun sequence. It encodes these proteins:
- the LOC143426048 gene encoding protein-associating with the carboxyl-terminal domain of ezrin isoform X1, with the protein product MGNEKSALSGLEIDEKPIEVTDFWAHHTAHVNGHSAQTISVYVSEPSLHYTANFGNPSPLEKAAKNLMLYRHPCILKYVSSWSKGSKFFLATEQVKPLIQSIETQNTLQICMGLYSVLRALVFLHEKAFVSHNNICESSIYVTPEGYWKLGGLECLCKFKELTSYLKKIRNYRYEKAISSAEDTAIALTSFTSIDAYAFGILAESILKLKDPDYVPSFLEFKQFCKENLQNPDPSLRSQLSHVLQHPFFTHDFMRIYAFLDELPLKSNQEKEIFFGTLITQLRTFPENIVAEQLGRLLLSRMVLLDTTAQEQLLPFILKPRENDNSTNGNLFTISTFKVYLVPKLLQMFCIRDVSIRLVLLLHFNSFVHTFQESELKSQVLPELLVGIKDTNDHLVSATLKALSDIVPILGAATVIGGRRGKLFTDGRPNKLKEKKRTDQNTSTVQFAIPTDITDKAINLPERPSPDGGEDKKEIGTSIVEEEYTWSDWDMQESGGDTKPSQSQSNNTASSLITTDLVQSTEKTKSIESRFTKKLAVLSDISELDIKNSKSSNTLKEEYDFFTDMEPVIKKTQVLHVQQPEVLSKSVFDIKTQVGLETSEENNGWDEDLSDWGTEDAHELKT
- the LOC143426048 gene encoding protein-associating with the carboxyl-terminal domain of ezrin isoform X2: MGNEKSALSGLEIDEKPIEVTDFWAHHTAHVNGHSAQTISVYVSEPSLHYTANFGNPSPLEKAAKGSKFFLATEQVKPLIQSIETQNTLQICMGLYSVLRALVFLHEKAFVSHNNICESSIYVTPEGYWKLGGLECLCKFKELTSYLKKIRNYRYEKAISSAEDTAIALTSFTSIDAYAFGILAESILKLKDPDYVPSFLEFKQFCKENLQNPDPSLRSQLSHVLQHPFFTHDFMRIYAFLDELPLKSNQEKEIFFGTLITQLRTFPENIVAEQLGRLLLSRMVLLDTTAQEQLLPFILKPRENDNSTNGNLFTISTFKVYLVPKLLQMFCIRDVSIRLVLLLHFNSFVHTFQESELKSQVLPELLVGIKDTNDHLVSATLKALSDIVPILGAATVIGGRRGKLFTDGRPNKLKEKKRTDQNTSTVQFAIPTDITDKAINLPERPSPDGGEDKKEIGTSIVEEEYTWSDWDMQESGGDTKPSQSQSNNTASSLITTDLVQSTEKTKSIESRFTKKLAVLSDISELDIKNSKSSNTLKEEYDFFTDMEPVIKKTQVLHVQQPEVLSKSVFDIKTQVGLETSEENNGWDEDLSDWGTEDAHELKT
- the Rpl5 gene encoding ribosomal protein L5, whose product is MGFVKVVKNKQYFKRYQVKFKRRREGKTDYYARKRLTIQDKNKYNTPKYRLIVRLSNKDITCQVAYSRIEGDRIVCAAYSHELPKYGIKVGLTNYASAYCTGLLLARRLLKKLGLDTLYTGTTEVTGDEYNVEELDEGPGAFRCYLDTGLMRTTTGARVFGAMKGAVDGGLNIPHSTKRFPGYDSESKSFNADVHRQHIFGQHVANYMRMLEEEDDEAFKRQFSQYIKNGIAADNIEDIYKSAHEAIRTNPEHTKATRKPIPVKKRWNRAKLSLSERKNRVAQKKASFLKTLEEVEA